From the genome of Pirellulales bacterium:
CGGAAGTACTTTTCCAATCCAGGGATGGGCTATGAAGACGCAACATTTTTTTCGCCTGGGCGTGATGCTGGCTTGGGTGGGCTTTTTGGCTGGCACAACCGGCTGCAGTTCGTTTGACCTGAGCAAACGAATTCCTTGGGGCGATAGCGATGGCACCCCCCCCATGCGGATCATGGCCGTTTGGACGGATACGATCATGAATTCCCCCGACAAGCCCGCCATGCGCGGCTTTGGCGGGCGGGTGATGTTTTATGCCCAGGGGGAAGACCCGATCAAGACCTCGGGCACGATGATTGTGTACGCGTTTGACGAAACGAATCGCGAACCGACCAATGTCACCCCCGACCGCAAGTATGTGTTTCGTAGCGAGGAATTTGCCAAACACTATAGCAAAGGAAGGTTGGGGCACTCGTATAGCTTTTGGCTGCCGTGGGACGAAGTGGGAGGACTGCAAAAGGAAATTAGCCTGATCGTGCGCTTTATGCCGGACAAGGGGGGCGTCATCGTGGCCGAGCAGACCAAGCATTTACTCCCGGGGGTCACGGCGGAATTGGCAAAAATTCAGCAGCAAGCTAAGCAAAATCAGTTAGCCCGGATGGCGGCTGGCAATCAATCCTCTCCCGCCATGCAAAACTGGCCCGGACAACCCGCGCTCATGGGCCAAGCTGGGGTCATGGGCCAACCAGGAGCTATGGGCCAACCCGGCCAGTTACCGCAATCCGGCACCCCCGGAATGGCCGCTCCTCCGGGACATGATCCGGCAATGCTGCAACCCGCGTATTATGCCCCGGGAACAAACAATCCCGCGTCAAATTATGCAACACCAGCCAATTATTTGAGTCCGGCGGGCAATTATTTTGGCCCGCCAAATCCGCAACCACAACCCGTGCAGAACTTGCCGGGTACTCCCGCCGCAAACATGAAAAAATCACAGACTATGACGATTCCCCTGCGGGGCCAACATTCGTCGCTGGTGCATGTGCCTCAACAGTTAACACAAAATACGGTTGGGCAATCAACCGCCGGGAACGCCGCTGGATATGGAGTCAACCCAGGGAATGCGATAGCTACCTACAATCAAACGATTTCCCAGGCCAATCCGATGCAAGGGACCGTCCAGGGTTATCCCGTGCAAAATAGTACAGCGTTTCAGGCCGGAGGGACGGCGGCCACCAATGTGATTTATGGCGGTAGCGGCACGGCGATGCAAAACAGTTGGCAAGAATTGGGGGGTCAGCAGGCTCTTACCCCGATGCAGCAGCGAATGCTACAAGCGCAGATGGCCCAGCAAACCGGGGGAGCGGCTTTTCAGCAGCAATACACGCCTCAAGTCCCCATGAACGGTCCCATGACCCCGCAACCCACGCTGAGCAAGTTCCCGGCGGGGGGAATTCCCCAGAATGGTCAAACTGCTAACGGACAGGGGGAACAGGAACCTCCTCCGGCAGGGTCAGGTCATTTTGGACTTTGGAAACGCCGGGTTCCAGGAGGCACAATCTCTCGGCTAAGTCCCGCTGGCGCTGGTCTTTCACAACGCCCGTGAGGATCGCGGTGCGGCCATCCATTTGCACCTGAATATCGCCGCTTAGCCGTGAGAGCGACTTCGTTCGATTCAGACGCGTCGAAAGTGTAGTTGTTAGGACCTCGGGCTGGGGAGAAGCGAATTCAAATTGAACGGTGCGGATGGCCCGCACGGTTTTTTTAGACCGGGCGTTTCCCTGGTTCCCTTGGTTCTGTTGATTCCCTTGATTCATATTGTTCTGCCGGGCCATTCCCTGAAAAGCCGCTTGCTGGGCACCAACCACCGAGCCAAAGAAATTGGCAAAATCTCCGGAATCCGCCCCCACAAATTGCCGCTGCTGTCCCTGGCGATTCTGGCCTAGGCCCCCATTTTGGCCAAACTGACCCTGTTGCTGATTCAGGCCACCTCGTTGAGTTCCGCCAAAGGTGTTATTTGCCCCCCCGGTGCTGCTAGAACCCAAGCTGCGGTTGCCAAAGGCTCCGGATGTTGATCGGCCCGAACTGGAACCCCCCAGGCCGCTGCTGCCACCGATGCCGCTACTTCCTATGCCGCCACCGCCTATACCACTGCTGCCGATCCCCGACGCACCCCCCCCGTTGATTGTTCCCCCACTAAATTGAGCAAAGGCCAAATTGTGGAAAGCGAACAGGCCCAGCAGTAGCGAAAGTCGTAGGCAGGTTTGCATAGGAAGTATTTTTGCCAAACAAAAGCCAATGGGATACGGACAAAGCGGGACACTAAGACTCCGCTATGGATTTAACCAAAAAAATTGGTGTAAGTTTCCCGCATAGACCCCATCAACGTTAAAAAAAATGGAGGGGCGGCACGGCCCTAGGTATTTTTTCAGCCGGAAACAAACGGTTGCATCATTTTACCGTGGCTAGCCTGGAAGAATCCAGGGAATTCTTGGTAGGGAGGGCCGAATAAATGCTACAGGCGTAAAGGTTTATGCCCGTTGATGCCCCAGGTTTGATGGGGAAAATTGCTATTTTTATTAAATCATGTGAAACTTTTCCCCGGATTTCAGGTACTACTCCCCTGTCAACGGTTTTTGTAGTAACACGCGATTTCTCATGATTTTAGGATCAAAATGTCCAACATCCTCTCTCATTTACGCAAAATTCTTTTCATCGTAACTCTCTGCGTCGGGGGATGGTCATACGGGGCCGGTCATCTCTGGGCCGCCCGGGCCGAAAGCACCAAACTGTTGCCCAAAGAGACCTTGGTGTATGTGCGCGTCGCCAATGTGCCAGAATTTGTGAGTCGTTTTCGCGAAACAGGTTTTGCCCGTATGTTGGCTGACCCGCAAATGCGACCCCTGGTGGAACAGCTTTATGGCAAAGCCCGCGATGCCGTGGAAGAGGTCAAAGATCAAACCGCGCTCGGCCTGGATGAGATGCTGCAAATTCCCGCCGGAGAGATCGCCTTTGCGGTGATCGCCCGCGCCGAGGGGCAGCCTGTCCCGGTGCTGATTATCGACACGGGCGATAATGTGGCCAACGCCAAAAAGCTCATGGATAAAATCCGCGAAAACAATCCCGAACCCGATCGTCGCGAGGAACAGATCGAGGGGTATACCGTTATTGTCGATGAAGTTGCGACAGTGGAAAGGGACGGTACCTTTGTCTTTACCACGGAGGTCGGTGTTTTGGGCGAAATTCTCCGCCAGTGGGAAGGCATCGCCGAGCAAAACCTACAAAATAACCCCAAATATGGCGCCATCATGCGCTCCTGCCGGGCCAAGGACCAAGACCCCCAATTCACATGGTTTGTTGATCCGATTGGCCTGTTTAAGGAGTTCTCCAAAGCCAGCTTTTCCGCATCGGCGGCCTTGGCCTTTTTGCCCGCTTTGGGTTTGGATGGATTGCAGGCGATCGGCGGTAGTCTTGCTTTTTCCGTGGACGAATTTGACACATTGGCCCACATTCACTTGCAACTGGATAATCCCCGAGCGGGGGTGCTCGAGGCCTTGGCCCTAACAGAGGGGGATATGAAGCCCCAAACCTGGGTGCCGGGCAATGTTTCGGCCTATAACACGATCTATTTTGACGTGCCCGCGGCGTTTCATTCGATAGAGAAACTCGTGGATAGCTTTCAAGGCGAAGGCCGCGTGGCGGAGGAAATTCAGCGGAATGTGTCGGATAACATCGGGGTGGATGTCATCAAAGAGATTTTGCCCTTATTCAAGGGCCGCGGTACCTGGATTACTCGCAGGCCTTCGATACCACGGGAAGTCGGGGGAGTGGGAGCCGAGGTCACAAATCAACAGGCGGAAGTGAACATTCGTTTTGGCCGCGATATGGACCAACTGATCGCGATTGAAGTGACCGATTTGGCACAAGCTCAAAAGTTGTTTGACCAAGTCGTAGCCAAGTTTCACACCGAATTGGGGGAACGGATGGAAAAGAAATCGTGGTCGGGCATGGCATATTACCAATTTACGGTACCGAATCAAACATTTGAGCCCGTGGACGAAGAAGATTCCGTCCGCCCGCAACCGTGCGTCGCCTTTGCACACGATTGTGTGATTGTGTCCAATTATCCTGGTTTAATGAAAACCGTGCTGGGTCGGCAGGACGCGTCGGACACCCTGGCGGAAAGCCTGGATTACAAGCTGATGTCCAGCAAGCTATTGCGGCAGGTGGGGGACGCCAAAGTAGGGGCTCTCACCTTTGATCGGCCGGAGGAAAGTTTACGTTACCTGTGGGAAATTGCCGAACAGCAGCAAACCCGGGAACGGTTAAAGCAAGTCGGCGAAAACAACCGGTTTTTCCGGACCTTGGATGAAGTCATGGAGCAAAATCCGTTGCCGCCATTTTCGGTCGTGGAAAAATACTTTGCTCCCAGCGGCGGTGTATTGACCAATGATGATTCGGGTTTTCACTATATTGCGTTTTCACTCAAGCGCAAAACCGAGTAACAACTTGCCAGGGAATAATTGTTAAAACCCTAGTAACACGATCTCTTCACCCTTTGCCGCTTGCATTCGCCGTGGTAAAGCGTTACCACAGAAGATAGTTGCAGGTGCTGAATTGGACAATTAGCAGGAAATTTTGGGGAATTTTTGGTTATGGATAACACCACTCGGGGTGGTAAACGCATTTTACTGGTGGATGACGACCAGGAAATCTTGGAATCGATGAAGCTAGCCCTGGAATCCCGCGGCTTTCAGGTCATGATTGCGCGGGATGGCAACCACGGATTGGCCCTGGCCGAATCGGAACGCCCGGACCTGCTGATCACCGATATGATGATGCCCAAGCGGAGCGGTTTTTTGGTCTTGGAAAAGCTGCGCACCAGCGACGACCCCAACCAAAGCGTCATGAAAATCATCATGATCACCGGCAATGAGGGAAATCGGCATAAATCCTATGCGGAAACTCTGGGGGTGGATGATTACATTCGCAAACCGTTTGCGATGGAACGGCTGCTGGAAAGCGTGGAAAAACTGCTGGGCGTGGAATAATTTGCCCCCTAGTGCTGTGCCACAGTTAAAGATTCAGGTTTGGTAGATCAGCCGCTGGGCGTTAGCTCGCGGCTTTTGCCGCTCTGGCCGTGGCTAGCGCCCCCATGGCTCACCCGTAAACGAATTCTTGACATAGCCCACGAATACTTGTTAGGGCCCACGAATCCTTGATAGGGCACTAGTCTTGGCCTTTTGCTGGCTCCGGGCCATTCTATGAGCAGGCAGGATACGATTTTTATTAGTGCGCAATCCTGGTTTATTTGCTGATCTACCCCGGGACATTTATCGTGAAAATTATTTGAAATTAGACTTGGAAGTATTTATACTATGACTATCGCTGAGAAGGATTTTTTTACCGGGGGTAGGGGCGGTCATGGCAAAGAAGTTTTTTGTGCGAATACAGGACCGAATTGCCGGGCCTTTTAGCTCTATACAAATCAAGGCCGCGGCCCAAGCCGGCAAACTCAAGCCGAACCACGAATTGTCGGAATCTGACGCGGGACCCTGGATGTCGGCTGGCAAAGTCCGGGGATTATTTGCTGAATTAGACCCGGGGAAAACCCGTCAACCAGCGGTCACTGTCACGGTCAAAGAAGGGGCGACAAAGCTTTCTAGCGCGGCGGTGGCCGCGTCCCCTCCCCCGCCCTCCGATTCCGCGGAGTCCCGGGATTACTCGGTTTTACCAGAGGAACCCATTATCACCGCCGCTTTGGTCGAGCCAGAGTGGAATTTGGGTGAGGTGGATAAGAATGGGCTGTTACCCGGCAGTTCCGGGCCAATCCGCAACGGCTTTGTGGAAAAACACCTAGTCCAGAATGAGCGGGTCCTGTTTTGGAGCGGCATCTCGCCCGTGATCTTTTTATTGCCGGGTATCTTGTTTATTTGTGCGGCGGTAATTGCGTATCAAACCTTTCAAACAATGGTAACCGTGGAGAATATCAAGCAAGGAATGTCGCAAATGGAAAGATATTCCGGCCAACCCAGGCAAAACAGTTTAAACCGCGATCCCGCCTTAAGACAGACGCTCAATCAACAGACACGGCGACTCGTTATTGTTCTGATCTGCGGGTTATTACTGTTGGCGTCCCCTATTTTGTTGATATTGAACCTGATCCGTTACCTGCAGACGGAATATGCTTTGACAAATCTGCGGATAATCATGAAAACCGGCAGTATTACCAGCACGACATTTGCCAAGCCGTATCACCAAATCGCGGGAATCGAGCTTGTTAAACTCTCCTTGGGAAAATTGTGTGTCTACCCCAGCGGCGAAGCAACTCCTGTCACATTCCCTTGTCTAAAGTCTCCTCAGTTGTTTTGCAAATACGCGCAACGTCCACACATGCGCACTTTTCAGGAATATGCCTTGGACCCCTCCGCCATCCGCCCGCGACACCCCCTTGCGGGTAGTCCTGGGGGGGGTTCCTCATCTTTTTCCTCGCCGACAAGTCAAGCAAAATCCCCCGCGGGGTTTAGCATTAAATCACCGTTCTATTTATTATTTGGCTTCCTTGCAATTTTTATAGGAGGGGTGTTGTCCCTCTGGGTGTTGCTATTGGCGTTCACGGGTTTGCCGATGGATATCCTGCAAATCGGGACGGCACTAGCCTTTTTTGCAACAATCATAGCTGTGGGATTTAAATGGCTAAAAAAAGGCTTGGGAAAATAATGGCAAGTTAGCAAAAGGTGGCGAAGCTGATCGGGTGAGCCGATATGCCATCAGTCCAAAACAACAAAGGAAATGGTTTTACAGGGATTTATCCCGTGCAAACAATTTACATCTTTTCCAACTCAAAACGGTACTGTCTGGGACTATCCTAAAAAATTCGGGGGCGCAGCGCTGGCCGGCAGAAACCCCGGCAATTCCTGTTTTTGCTGGAGATAAAAAAATAAATTGCGTGGCAATTTCGATTTTTTCATGATTATAGAAATTCTCTATTGCCTCATCTGAACTTTATGGAAATAATTAGATTAGGGAAAGTGAGGTGCCGTGAGCAAGCACCTCGGGCCGCAACTGGAACATAGAAGAGCTTCAGTTGCCAACACGATTGTGCCGCTACGCGACGCACCTCGCAAATTCCGCGCTCTTTCGCAACTCTGCCGTTCGTGGTCGGATTTTCTCCCCGGCTGCATTTTTTTAAGTGGCACTCTTGGCACCGGGATTTTCCTGCGCGCTGAGGGCCAAATTTTAAAAATTCCGCCTGGAATTATCTTGCTAACGAATGGTCCGTGCTATTAGGCGGCCCTAAATTTGCTGGCACGCTTAAGTGAATTTCGGGCTTAAAAATGGCGGGTGGCGGGCGAGTCGGGATGGATGTTGTGGTTGTTAAGTTTAATGTCGGTTTGCATTTAGCCAGCGTATGCCGGCAGGATGCGGCCAACTGAGCAAGGAAGCCTGAAAACTTGCTTGAACCCTAATTAACGCAGCACCCTCCTCAATTTGGCCAAAATAGTCGCCGTTGGCGTTGTGTGAATAAATCTTTCACTCCTTCCCCGATGGCTTTAACCCCCTTGGAGAGATGGCTATGTCCGCTGGAAAAGGCATCGTCTCGCTCATTGCAGAGCGGCAAGATCTGCACCAGTTTCGCAAGAAACATTGGGTTGGCTCATTTGAGGAATACCTGGACCTGGTCTCCCAGGATCCCAAAGTGACGCGAAATTCGTTTGAACGGGTGTACGACATGATTATGTCGTACGGGACCAGCACCTACGAAATGGCCCGCGAAAAGCGCGTCCATTACAATTTTTTTGACGATCCTGAGGAACAAGGGGCGGATGCCGTCTTTGGCCTGGATGAACCCTTGGGCGCGCTGGTCAATGCGTTTAAAAGCGCCGCGCAGGGTTATGGAATCGAAAAGCGCGTCTTGCTGCTGCACGGTCCAGTCGGCAGCAGCAAAAGCACCATCGCCCGCTTGCTCAAGCGCGGTTTGGAACGCTATTCGCAAAGCGATGATGGAGCGTTGTATTCGCTCGGCTGGGTGGATCTGGAAAATCGCAGTACGATTCACTGGTGTCCGATGCATGAGGAACCGCTGCATTTGGTGCCAGAGCGGTTTCGGCCCGATGTGGAACAAGGATTAAACGCCCAACATGCCGAAGGGGAATACCGGGCCAAGATTCGGGGCGAATTATGCCCCTATTGCCGGCACATTTATCATGAGCGGCTGAAATTGTATGACGGAGACTGGACGCGCGTGATCCAGGATGTGCGCGTGCGGCGCGTGATCCTGAGCGAAAAAGATCGGGTGGGGATTGGGACGTTCCAGCCCAAGGACGAGAAAAACCAGGATTCGACGGAGCTAACCGGGGACATCAATTATCGCAAGATCGCCGAATATGGCAGCGATAGCGATCCCCGGGCGTTTAATTTTGATGGTGAATTCAATGTGGCCAACCGCGGGATTATCGAGTTTGTCGAAGTCCTGAAATTGGACGTGGCGTTTTTGTACGATTTGCTGGGCGCTTCCCAAGAGCACAAGATTAAACCCAAAAAATTCGCGCAGACAGACATTGACGAGGTAATCCTGGGTCATACCAACGAGCCGGAATACCGCCGCCTGCAAAACAACGAATTCATGGAGGCGCTCCGCGACCGCACGGTCAAGATTGACATTCCCTACAACACCACGTTGGCGGATGAAATCAAGATTTACGAAAAGGACTACAATAGCCGCAAAGTGGCGGGCAAGCATATCGCCCCCCACACCATCGAAATGGCGGCGATGTGGGCGGTGTTAACCCGGCTGGAACAGCCCAAAAACGCCGGATTGACGCTGCTCCAAAAGCTTAAGTTGTATAACGGCAAAACGCTGCCAGGCTTTACCGAGGACAACATTAAGGAACTGCGCGAAGCGGCGATCAGCGAGGGGATGCTGGGAATTTCTCCGCGATATGTGCAGGATAAAATTTCCAATGCGCTGGTCGTCCATCCCGAGGCAAAATCCATCAATCCGTTCATGGTGCTCAATGAGCTGGAAAACGGCCTAAAACACCACAGCCTGATCACCCATGAAGAGACCAAACAGACCTACCGCGAGTTGATCAGCGTGGTGAAGCAGGAATACACCAACATTGTGAAAAACGAGGTGCAGCGGGCGATTGCCGCCGACGAGGACGCGCTGAAGCGGCTTTGTTCGAATTACATCGACAGCGTGCGGGCCTACACCCAACGGGAAAAAGTTCGCAATAAATTCACGGGCCAACTGGAAGAACCGGATGAACGGCTGATGCGCTCGATCGAGGACAAGATTGACATTCCCGACAGCCGCAAGGATGACTTCCGCCGCGAAATCATGAATTACATCGCCGCGTTATTAATGGATGGGCGGACATTTGATTACAAGTCGAACGAACGGTTGTACAAGGCGCTCGAACTGAAATTGTTTGAGGATCAAAAGGACACGATCAAGCTGACCAGTCTGGTCAGCAAGGTGGTGGATGCCGACACCCAGGCCAAGATTGACGTGGTCAAAACGCGATTGATCCGGGACTTTGGCTATGATGACGAAAGCGCGACCGACGTGCTGAATTACGTGGCCAGCATTTTTGCCCGGGGAGACGCTAAGTAAACAATGATGAATGAAGAATGAAGAATTTTGTGTGTTCCAAATTTTATATGTGACTAGGTGTTTCCCTGTTCCCCGTTCCCTGTTCCCTCCCCCCTATCCCCTACCCTGCCATGGTTCTCAATATTGACAACGATCAACGCCGGTTCAAGCAGATCGTCCAAGGGAAGGTCCGGGAGAACCTGCGCAAATACATCAACCATGGCGAGATGATCGGGCGCCAAGGGAAGGAATTTGTGAGTATTCCCCTGCCGCAACTGGATATCCCGCATTTTCGCTACGGAAAAAATGGTTCTGGTGGTGTTGGCCAGGGGGCGGGAGAAGTCGGCTCGCCGCTTGGACCAGGTAAGGATGGCGACGCCCCCGGACCCGCTGGTAGCGAACCGGGGGAACACATCTTGGAGGTGGAGTTATCGCTGGCGGAGTTGGCGCAAATTTTGGGGGACGAATTAGAGTTGCCCCGGATCGAGCCTAAGGGAAAAGCCAGCCTGGAACAAGAAAAAACCCGCTATACCAGCATCCGCCGGACGGGTCCGGAATCCCTACGCCATTTTAAACGGACGTATGTCCAGGCGTTGCGACGGCAAATTTCCACGAATACCTATGACTCGGGCAGCCCGCGGGTGATCCCCATTCGCGATGACAAACGTTACCGCGCGTGGCAGACCGTGCAATTGCCGGAAACCAACGCCGCCATCATTTACGCGATGGATGTTAGCGGCTCGATGACGGACGAACAAAAGCAAATCGTGCGGACCGAGGCGTTTTGGATTAACACCTGGCTGGCCAGCCAGTATGACGGCATCGTTCACCGCTATGTCATCCATGACGCCGTGGCCAAGGAAGTTGACGAGGAAACCTTTTACCGCACGCGTGAAAGCGGCGGCACGCGGATTAGCTCCGCCTACAAGGTTATCCATGAAATCATCCGCCAGGATTATCCCGCCAGCGATTGGAATACCTACGTCTTTCAATTTAGCGACGGCGATAATTGGGGAGAGGATAATGAAACCAGCATTCGTCTGTTGGGCCAGGAGATTTTGCCCCAGATCAATTTGTTTTGCTATGGCCAGGTCGAAAGCCCCTATGGCAGCGGCGAGTATATCAAGGCCCTGGCCAAGGTTTTTGGCAATTCCCATGAAAAACTGGTGCTTAGCGAGATCGAAAACCGGGAAGGCATTTTTGACAGCATCAAGGAATTTTTGGGCAAGGGGCGGTAATTTGCGACAAAAATGCAAGACAATTATGGTCGCAAATAAATAAAGAAAGGCAACAGTGAATGCGAGATTATCCATTTCAACTGTTCCAGTAATGATTTTGCAATTTTTGCGGCAATAACACATCAGTTGTGGCTTTTAACGGCTATATTATGACCAACCACCCATTTTCCCCGTTGCCGGATTATCTGGCCCAGGTGCAAACCCAGATCGAGGGTTATGCCGCTGGTCATGGGCTGGATTTTTTTCCCACGATTTTTGAGATGGTGGACGCGGACCAACTGCACGAGGTCGCCGCGTATGGCGGCTTTCCCAACCGCTATCCCCATTGGCGGTTTGGCATGGAGTACGAGCAACTGTGCAAAGGATACACCTACGGCCTGCAAAAAATCTATGAATTGGTCATTAACAATAATCCTTGCTATGCCTATCTGCTAAAGTCCAACGCCACCACCGACCAAAAGATGGTGATGGCCCACGTCTTTGGCCATTGCGATTTCTTTAAAAATAACTACTGGTTCAGCCAAACCAGCCGCAAAATGATGGATGAAATGGCCAACCACGCCAATCGCGTCCGTCGCTGCCAGGACCGCGTGGGCACAAGCGAAGTGGAAGAGTGGATCGATGCCTGTCTGAGCATCGAGGATTTAATTGACATTCACGCCCCGTTTATTAAGCGGCATTCCGATAAATCCCCTCCCCCCACCGTACGCGCCGAACCAGCGCCTGGCGATGCCGCGGAGGAAGAGTACCGCGCGGGACGATTTGCCGCCAAGGACTACATGGACCAGTACATTAATCCTCCGGAGGTTCTCAAAGCCGAGTCCGACCGCCTGCGCAACGAACGGGAAATGGATCGCAGCTTTCCGGAATCTCCGGTGCGGGACGTCATGGGATTTATTTTAGAGCATGCCCCGCTCAAGGGGTGGCAGGCGGAAATTTTGGGCATTATTCGGGATGAAGCTTATTATTTTAGCCCGCAGGCCCAGACCAAGATTATGAACGAGGGTTGGGCCAGTTATTGGCACAGCACGATCATGACGCAACAAGGGTTGGAACCGGCGGATATTATCAACTACGCCGACCATCATTCCGGGACAATGGCCAGCAGCCCGACGCGGTTGAATCCCTACAAGATCGGCATCGAACTTTTTCGGGATATCGAAGATCGCTGGAATCGGGGTCGCTTTGGCAAGGAATTTGACGAATGCGACGATTATGAGCGCAAACGCCGCTGGAATACCGAAACCAATCTCGGGCGGCAAAAAATCTTTGAAGTCCGCCGCGTGCATAACGATCTGACGTTTATCGATGAATTTTTGACGCTGGACTTTTGCCGCGAGCATAAATTGTTTTCCTTTGGCTATAACCAGGACCACGAAAATTACGAAATCGAGAGCCGGGAATTTCCTAAAATCAAAGAACGGCTGCTGTTCCAATTAACAAATTTAGGAAGGCCCATCATCCAGGTGCGCGACGGCAACTACCGCAACCGCGGGGAACTGTATCTCGAGCACAAACATTGCGGCGTGGATTTAAAAATTAGCTACGCCCGCGATACCTTGGCAAATCTAGAGCGGCTGTGGCGGCGGCCGGTCCACATCGAAACGATCATCGAGGATAAAGTGACCGTGTTTAGCTATGACGGCAAAGAACATTTGTCGGAGGCGGCATAATCGTCAACAAATTTACTCCCGCGCGAAAGCGCGGCGGTGCGAAGGCGGCAGCGAACAATCAGCCCGGGTCAGGATGGCCCGCGGCACGGTCAATGGGTAGTCCCCGGACTACTATTCGCCGTGTCAAAATATATGAGAAGGGAATGGCGGCTCGTCTCAATTAGCGGTGTGGCAACCGCGTGAACCCGGACAACACCAGGGTCATCCTGGATAACCCAGAGCTTAGGACAAGGTTCGCCTACTCTGTGAAATTATTCACTGGGCGGCGACCGGGGTTAAGCTTTTCCCTGGTGTGATTTCGCGCATAACCGCAAGTGGATATTTTACCGTTATCCGCGCCTGTTGTGCGTATGATGGAATTGAGGAGAGTCATTCAACGAGATTTTTGGCATCAATGTTGCAGCCTGTTCCTTCCCCCGGCCGATACAGACCTGTGAGGGCGGGCTGCCTTTCCTGGTAGGGGCGTCCCATGTTATTACGTCAATCCATTCAGAGTGAATTAGCCAGTTGGCTGTTGCCCCTGGCGTTTCCCCGGACACTCCAAGTGTCGGCGGGACCAGTGCGGTTCCAAGCGGAGCTGACGGCCGCCGATCAATTGGCGGTCGCGTTTCAAGATTTTTCCGTGACGCTGGATCGACTATCCCGCGCAAATCTGACGGAATTAAAGGCCGTGGCCGAGTCTCTCTCGCGCAAATTAACATATTTGCTAGAGCCAATCAGCCCCATCGAAGTCGACGCCGACCAATGTCTGGTGCAATTGCGGTCAGTCCCCCCCCAGCGCGATGAAAACGGTAGCACATATTACGAAATTTTAGTGCGACGAGGGGGCACGCTTTCCTTGGTAAGGTATCACAAAGCCAAGGATGCCCCCCGCGAGGTAATTCCCGCCCAAGTCACACGGGAAGTTTTTGCCCGGTTGGCGGAGGATTTTGCCAACGCGGCGCCATAACATGCCCTCCTATAAAAAGTTGATCCCTAGTTAGATTTTTGATCCCCGGATTTGTTCGGGGCTGGCGGTTTGGGGGCTTCCTTTGGCAGTTTGGGGATCAATCGCATCGTGACTGGCGTTCCCTTGGCGGGAATTTTTTCGGTCATGGCCTCAAACTGCAGGCCCACGTCGGCCATATCGGTGCTTTTAACCGGCAGGTCCAGCATCGCGCTGCTAAAATTTGACACGCAAATAAAATCGCCGGCATTGGCCAGATACGTCAGTTTGCCGGTCATTTCATCCTTCCAAAATCCGCTCCCTGCAAAGACCCAAGAGTGTTTCATGGGTTTGCCGGTGGCGGTGTCTTTGATCCATTCCTGGGCGCGGATTGTCTGGGTTTTTCCCTCGGAGTCTTTCCAGGAGAGTTCAATTTCGATTTCTGTGCCGCTGGCGGGGATATATTTGGGA
Proteins encoded in this window:
- a CDS encoding YdjY domain-containing protein; its protein translation is MPSPLYARKLPQLLIICWLALLPGLTSALVRAQDGEPPEDPIDAQAVPIPDKPAADKGDKSLIRLNPDYDVWIDKENKQLILESYVCLRRGQLEMFACPRKTKEHESILTTRTSAEAVHAALIALGAKPGNTVKYDPKYIPASGTEIEIELSWKDSEGKTQTIRAQEWIKDTATGKPMKHSWVFAGSGFWKDEMTGKLTYLANAGDFICVSNFSSAMLDLPVKSTDMADVGLQFEAMTEKIPAKGTPVTMRLIPKLPKEAPKPPAPNKSGDQKSN